Sequence from the Nocardia cyriacigeorgica GUH-2 genome:
ACCGCGATACCGTCATCGAGCAGTGTGAGCAGGGCGTCGACTACATGACGGTGCACGCGGGCGTGCTGCTGCGCTATGTGCCGCTGACGGCCAAGCGGGTCACCGGCATCGTCTCGCGCGGTGGTTCCATCATGGCGGCCTGGTGTCTGGCCCACCACCAGGAATCGTTCCTCTACACCCACTTCGAGGAACTGTGCGAGATCCTGGCCCGCTACGACGTCACCTTCTCCCTCGGTGACGGCCTGCGTCCCGGTTCCATCGCCGACGCCAACGACGAGGCCCAGTTCGCCGAACTGCGCACCCTCGGCGAGCTCACCAAGATCGCGAAATCGCATGGCGTGCAGGTGATGATCGAAGGCCCCGGTCACGTGCCGATGCACAAGATCGTGGAGAACGTGCGGCTCGAGGAGGAACTGTGCGAGGAGGCGCCGTTCTACACTCTCGGCCCGCTGGCCACCGATATCGCGCCCGCCTACGACCACATCACCTCCGCCATCGGCGCCGCGATCATCGCCCAGGCCGGTACCGCGATGCTGTGCTACGTCACGCCCAAGGAACATCTGGGCCTGCCCAACCGCGATGACGTCAAGGTCGGCGTGATCACCTACAAGATCGCCGCCCACGCCGCCGACCTGGCCAAGGGCCATCCCCGTGCCCAGCAGCGTGACGACGAATTGTCCAAGGCCCGTTTCGAATTCCGCTGGGTCGACCAGTTCAACCTGTCGCTGGATCCGGACACCGCCCGCGAATACCACGACGAGACCATGCCCGCCGAGCCGGCCAAGACCGCCCACTTCTGCTCCATGTGCGGTCCGAAGTTCTGCTCCATGCGGATCTCCGCCGACGTGCGCGAATACGCGGAGAAGCAGGGCCTCACCGACGTGGAGGCCATCGAGGCGGGCATGGCGGAGAAGTCCGCCGAGTTCGCCGACGCCGGCAAGAAGGTCTACCTGCCGGTCGTTTCCTAGTAGTACGAGACACGCACGCCCCCGGACGGATTCGGCCGGGGGCGTGCGTTTTCGGATTATCCCACCTTGTACACACCCAGCGCGCGGGCAACCAGCCGCCCGCCCACCGCGGTCAGCACATCGACCGAACAGGTCTGCAGCCGGCGTCCGGTGCGCAGCCGGGTGCCGACGATCTCGAGATCCTCGGCGACGGCCGGTTCGATGTAGTCGACCGATAGCGAGACGGTGACGCCGCGAACCTTGTCCGGAATATCGAGTCCGGCCCACGCGGCGACCATCACTCCGAAGTCCGCGACTGCGGCGATGGCGCCGCCGTGCACCATCGAGCCGACGGTCACCAGATCATTGCGGAACGGCAGCCGCAGCTTCACGTGACCGTCGCCGATCTCGGTCAGCACCGCGCCCATCAGCTGCACGAACGGCGAGTAGGGCAGGAACTGCCGCATGAGATCCGCGCCGTTCGCGGGCGCCTGCGGTTCGATCGTCGGCGTGCTCGACGCCTCTTGTCCGGGTGGCGAACTCACCTATTCCACCTTCTTCACGGCATGTCGGTAAACGCTGGACAAACTGTGAGTACAGTAACATACTGGCAGTCGGTACAAGACCCAACGTATGTGGATAGGTGTGGGTATGGACAGCCCAGGTAAGCGCCAGGAGAATCTCGCCTGGCCGATCGGACAAGCCACCGCAGGCCCAACGGAATCCGTTGCACCGCAGCCGGGTTCACCGCCGGCTCGCAGTCCGGAGTCCGGCGGGCAGGGCGGGGTCGCGACACGTCCGGTGACCACCGCCGACCGGCCGTCGGCAGCGACGGCAATCACCGACTTCTGGAACGATCACCCCAAGCGCGCACTGGAAACCTTCGGCCGCCAGATGTCGATGGGGCGGGAGGTGATCGTCGGCCTGGTGCTCGCGATCGTGCGCGGCCGGTTCCATTGGCGAGAGTTCGTGCGGCAGGGCGCATTCATGGCCAATGTCTCCGCCATCCCCACCATGATCGTCGCCATTCCGGTCGGCGTCGTCGTATCGCTGCAGGTCAGCTTGGTGATCAAGCAGGTCGGCGCGGAGTCGT
This genomic interval carries:
- the thiC gene encoding phosphomethylpyrimidine synthase ThiC → MGSTGRSATTAGVDTVTTGPIEGSVKHYEQVEADGLTLRIPVRRINLTTGAHFDVYDTSGPYTDDTATIDLEAGLPKLRDEWPKPQIDGPRTQLAWARAGIITAEMRYIAAREGVSPELVRDEVAAGRAVIPANHRHPECEPMIIGKKFAVKINANIGNSAVSSSIAEEVEKMVWATRWGADTIMDLSTGKNIHETREWIMRNSPVPVGTVPIYQALEKVNGDPTKLTWEIYRDTVIEQCEQGVDYMTVHAGVLLRYVPLTAKRVTGIVSRGGSIMAAWCLAHHQESFLYTHFEELCEILARYDVTFSLGDGLRPGSIADANDEAQFAELRTLGELTKIAKSHGVQVMIEGPGHVPMHKIVENVRLEEELCEEAPFYTLGPLATDIAPAYDHITSAIGAAIIAQAGTAMLCYVTPKEHLGLPNRDDVKVGVITYKIAAHAADLAKGHPRAQQRDDELSKARFEFRWVDQFNLSLDPDTAREYHDETMPAEPAKTAHFCSMCGPKFCSMRISADVREYAEKQGLTDVEAIEAGMAEKSAEFADAGKKVYLPVVS
- a CDS encoding PaaI family thioesterase translates to MSSPPGQEASSTPTIEPQAPANGADLMRQFLPYSPFVQLMGAVLTEIGDGHVKLRLPFRNDLVTVGSMVHGGAIAAVADFGVMVAAWAGLDIPDKVRGVTVSLSVDYIEPAVAEDLEIVGTRLRTGRRLQTCSVDVLTAVGGRLVARALGVYKVG